A genomic window from Pseudogulbenkiania sp. MAI-1 includes:
- the ybeY gene encoding rRNA maturation RNase YbeY has product MKRAKRTPLRQRLADRLELTLDLRSDAANLPSAAQLQRWARAALQADVRSAQVSLLLVEDEEGRALNRDYRGKDYATNVLSFALNEGETVEGMPLFGDLVLCVPVVEREAAEQGTPLLAHYAHLTVHGMLHLQGYDHEEDDEAEVMEALETAILAKLGYPDPYAAEKT; this is encoded by the coding sequence ATGAAAAGAGCTAAGCGCACCCCGCTACGACAACGATTGGCCGACAGGCTGGAACTGACGCTCGACCTACGCAGCGACGCGGCCAACCTGCCCAGCGCCGCCCAACTGCAACGCTGGGCGCGCGCCGCCCTGCAAGCCGACGTCCGCTCGGCCCAGGTCAGCCTGCTGCTGGTCGAAGACGAGGAAGGCCGCGCCCTGAACCGCGACTACCGCGGCAAGGACTACGCCACCAACGTGCTGAGCTTCGCCCTCAACGAAGGCGAAACGGTGGAAGGCATGCCGCTGTTCGGCGACCTGGTGCTGTGCGTGCCGGTGGTGGAGCGGGAAGCCGCCGAACAGGGCACGCCGCTCTTGGCCCACTATGCCCACCTCACCGTGCACGGCATGCTGCACCTGCAAGGCTACGACCACGAAGAAGACGACGAGGCCGAGGTCATGGAGGCGCTTGAAACGGCCATTCTGGCCAAGCTAGGATATCCAGACCCGTACGCGGCGGAGAAAACCTGA
- the miaB gene encoding tRNA (N6-isopentenyl adenosine(37)-C2)-methylthiotransferase MiaB: MKKVYIKTFGCQMNEYDSDKMVDVLGDAEGMVKTDNPEEADVILFNTCSVREKAQEKVFSDLGRIRPLKEANPNLVIGVGGCVASQEGETIVKRAPYVDVVFGPQTLHRLPELIRAKQDSGTAQVDISFPEIEKFDHIPPAKVDGGAAFVSIMEGCSKYCSFCVVPYTRGEEVSRPFEDVLVEIAGLAAQGVKEVTLLGQNVNAYRGLMADGEIADFALLLEYVHEIPGIERIRFTTSHPREFSQRIIDCYGKLPKLVSHLHLPVQSGSDRVLMAMKRGYTGLEYKSIIRKLRALRPDLCLSSDFIVGFPGETEADFEATLKLVKDCEFDFSFVFIYSPRPGTPAANLPDDTPHAEKVRRLEALNEVIEAKGFAINQGMVGTVQRVLVEGVSKKDPSMLAARTMNNRVVNFVGQPRLIKQMIDVVITEAYPHSLAGEIVTAETV; encoded by the coding sequence ATGAAGAAGGTATATATCAAGACCTTCGGCTGCCAGATGAACGAGTACGACTCCGACAAGATGGTCGACGTGCTCGGCGACGCCGAAGGCATGGTCAAGACGGACAACCCCGAAGAGGCCGACGTCATCCTGTTCAACACCTGTAGCGTGCGCGAGAAAGCGCAGGAAAAGGTGTTCTCCGATCTCGGCCGCATCCGCCCGCTGAAGGAGGCCAACCCGAACCTGGTGATCGGCGTCGGCGGCTGCGTGGCGTCGCAGGAAGGCGAGACCATCGTCAAGCGCGCGCCCTATGTCGACGTCGTCTTCGGCCCGCAGACCTTACACCGCCTGCCGGAGCTGATCCGCGCCAAGCAGGACAGCGGCACCGCCCAGGTCGACATCTCCTTCCCCGAGATCGAGAAATTCGACCACATCCCGCCCGCCAAGGTCGACGGCGGCGCCGCCTTCGTCTCGATCATGGAAGGCTGCTCCAAGTACTGCTCGTTCTGCGTGGTGCCGTACACCCGCGGCGAGGAAGTCTCGCGTCCGTTCGAGGACGTGCTGGTCGAGATCGCCGGCCTGGCCGCCCAGGGCGTCAAGGAAGTCACCCTGCTGGGCCAGAACGTCAACGCCTACCGTGGGCTGATGGCCGACGGCGAGATCGCGGACTTCGCCCTGCTGCTGGAATACGTACACGAAATCCCCGGCATCGAGCGCATCCGCTTCACCACCAGCCACCCGCGCGAATTCAGCCAGCGCATCATCGACTGCTACGGCAAGCTGCCCAAGCTCGTGTCGCACCTGCACTTGCCGGTGCAGTCCGGCTCCGACCGCGTGCTGATGGCGATGAAGCGCGGCTACACCGGGCTGGAATACAAGTCGATCATCCGCAAGCTGCGCGCGCTGCGCCCCGACCTGTGCCTGTCGTCGGACTTCATCGTCGGCTTCCCCGGCGAGACCGAGGCCGACTTCGAAGCCACGCTCAAGTTGGTGAAGGACTGCGAATTCGACTTCAGCTTCGTGTTCATCTACAGCCCGCGCCCCGGCACCCCGGCCGCCAACCTGCCGGACGACACCCCGCACGCCGAGAAAGTGCGCCGCCTCGAAGCCTTGAATGAAGTGATCGAAGCCAAGGGCTTCGCCATCAACCAGGGCATGGTCGGCACCGTGCAGCGCGTGCTGGTCGAGGGTGTCTCGAAGAAGGACCCGTCCATGCTCGCCGCGCGCACCATGAACAACCGCGTGGTCAACTTCGTCGGTCAACCGCGCCTGATCAAGCAGATGATCGACGTCGTCATCACCGAGGCCTACCCGCACTCGCTGGCGGGCGAAATCGTCACCGCCGAGACCGTCTGA
- a CDS encoding HlyC/CorC family transporter: protein MDDSSKNRHGWLERLSALLLREPEDRKELVELLHSAFERDLLDAEALGMIEGVLSVSELTVRDVMVSRSLMDVIKVDEPVENLLPFVVETAHSRFPVIGDDKDDVVGIFLAKDLLRYFHQPATFNLRDTLRPAVFVPESKPLNVLLRDFRTTRNHMAIVVDEYGGVCGLVTIEDVIEQIVGDIEDEYDNDDSADNIIPVRGQRYRVKALTEIADFNHYFDTGFSDNDVDTIGGLVISLFGHLPKRGETVESSDLRFTVIRTDSRRLHTLLVERLQPQDQPLPH from the coding sequence ATGGACGATTCCAGTAAGAACAGGCACGGTTGGTTGGAACGCCTGTCGGCCCTGCTGTTACGCGAGCCGGAAGACCGCAAGGAACTGGTCGAACTGCTGCACTCCGCCTTCGAGCGCGACCTGCTCGACGCCGAAGCGCTCGGCATGATCGAAGGCGTGCTGTCGGTCAGCGAGCTGACGGTACGCGACGTGATGGTGTCGCGCAGCCTGATGGACGTCATCAAGGTTGACGAACCGGTCGAAAACCTGCTGCCCTTCGTTGTCGAGACCGCCCACTCGCGCTTCCCGGTGATCGGTGACGACAAGGACGACGTGGTCGGCATCTTCCTCGCCAAGGACCTGCTGCGCTACTTCCACCAGCCCGCCACCTTCAACCTGCGCGACACCCTGCGCCCGGCCGTGTTCGTACCGGAATCCAAACCCCTCAACGTGCTGCTGCGCGACTTCCGCACCACCCGCAACCACATGGCCATCGTGGTCGACGAATACGGCGGCGTCTGCGGCCTCGTCACCATCGAAGATGTCATCGAACAGATCGTCGGCGACATCGAAGACGAGTACGACAACGACGACAGCGCCGACAACATCATCCCGGTGCGCGGCCAGCGCTACCGCGTCAAGGCGCTGACCGAGATCGCCGACTTCAACCATTACTTCGACACCGGCTTCTCCGACAACGACGTCGACACCATCGGCGGCCTGGTCATCTCGCTGTTCGGTCACCTGCCCAAGCGCGGCGAAACGGTGGAAAGCAGCGACCTGCGCTTCACCGTGATCCGCACCGACAGCCGCCGCCTGCACACCCTGCTGGTCGAACGCCTGCAACCACAGGACCAGCCGCTCCCCCACTGA
- a CDS encoding EAL domain-containing protein: protein MTYKRQSLRVVGVFGLFSALWIFLSDRFLVSLPLTTQTLTTLQTYKGLGFISCTTLLLYYLVSQALKSQSRLLSQLRRNEALLQEAQMSAHLGSWEYDVGTGLFSWSGAAQQLLGLDADEAQTTREALLEGVAMDDREPLIQVLDRMQAEADGCIEFRRNQAGTPVWLRLHYKAHHDDEVPGLVIGALQDISAQKAQDAALRERELLFRATFEQAAVGIAHLDLDGHWIRVNQRLCDILGYPREELLQLTFQDITFPADLDADLELTERLVKGEIPSFTIEKRYLHKAGHLVWTNLTAALMRDRHEQPEYFISVVEDISARKQSEDALQLAATVFDSSHEGVMIADRRRRILAVNPAFSDISLYPANEVIGQPPPLWYTAAQDTAFYLRLWRLLQKSGRWEGELWYRKKDGTVFPLWLSISCVRDARGRPRQYVFVFNDISQLKQSQEQLERLAHYDPLTELPNRHLALARLEHALELAKRHGTQLAVMFIDLDRFKTINDSLGHQVGDELLVSIAQRLRQRLRQEDTLARLGGDEFLVAIEAMESEDKVAVIARSLLSLIDHPFILADGREAYVGASIGISLYPGDGVSTTELIRNADAAMYLAKSQGRNTFRFYTESLTHAANERLSMETSLRQALKREEFILHYQPLIDLASGLVTGVEALVRWQPPGEALVAPSRFITLAEETGLIVPLGEWVLHAACRQGKAWLDAGLPLVMAVNLSPRQFLRHDIVSQVRRVLETTGLPPHHLELELTEGALMEQAEQAVQTLTALKRLGVRLAIDDFGTGYSSLAYLKRFPLDKLKIDRSFVRDLPDDSSDVEIVTTIIAMVRNLKLEVLAEGVETRQQLAFLQQQGCDSCQGYLFSRPLAVAEFEGWLRERRGLVATLA, encoded by the coding sequence ATGACTTACAAGCGCCAGTCGCTGCGAGTAGTGGGGGTTTTTGGCCTCTTCAGCGCCCTATGGATCTTTCTCAGCGACCGTTTTCTAGTCTCGCTGCCACTGACCACGCAAACACTGACGACGCTGCAGACCTACAAGGGGCTGGGTTTCATCTCCTGTACGACGCTGTTGCTCTATTACCTGGTCAGCCAGGCCCTGAAGTCGCAATCCCGCTTGCTGAGCCAGTTGCGGCGTAACGAGGCGCTGCTCCAGGAGGCACAAATGAGCGCGCATCTGGGCAGCTGGGAGTATGACGTCGGAACGGGGTTGTTCAGTTGGAGCGGGGCGGCGCAGCAGTTGCTCGGGCTCGATGCCGACGAAGCGCAGACCACGCGTGAGGCGCTGCTGGAGGGCGTCGCCATGGACGACCGCGAGCCCCTGATCCAGGTGCTCGACCGCATGCAGGCCGAAGCGGATGGCTGCATCGAGTTCCGCCGGAATCAGGCCGGCACGCCGGTCTGGCTGCGGCTGCATTACAAGGCGCATCATGATGACGAGGTTCCGGGACTGGTGATCGGGGCCCTGCAGGACATCAGCGCGCAGAAGGCGCAAGATGCCGCCTTGCGCGAGCGCGAGCTGCTGTTCCGCGCCACCTTCGAACAGGCCGCGGTCGGCATCGCCCACCTCGATCTGGACGGCCACTGGATTCGCGTCAACCAGAGGCTGTGCGACATTCTCGGTTACCCGCGCGAGGAGCTGTTGCAGCTCACTTTTCAGGACATCACCTTTCCCGCCGACCTGGATGCCGACCTGGAACTGACCGAGCGCCTGGTCAAGGGCGAGATTCCCAGTTTCACCATCGAGAAGCGCTATCTGCACAAGGCCGGGCACCTGGTGTGGACCAACCTGACCGCGGCCCTGATGCGGGATCGCCATGAGCAGCCCGAATACTTCATTTCGGTGGTGGAAGACATTTCCGCGCGCAAACAGTCCGAAGACGCCCTGCAACTAGCGGCGACGGTGTTCGACAGCTCGCACGAAGGGGTGATGATCGCCGACCGCCGGCGGCGCATCCTGGCCGTCAACCCGGCGTTCAGCGACATCAGCCTGTACCCGGCCAACGAAGTGATCGGCCAGCCGCCGCCGCTATGGTACACGGCGGCGCAGGACACGGCGTTCTACCTGCGACTCTGGCGCCTGCTGCAGAAGAGCGGACGGTGGGAAGGCGAGCTGTGGTACCGCAAGAAGGACGGGACGGTGTTTCCGCTGTGGTTGTCGATCAGCTGTGTGCGCGACGCGCGCGGCAGGCCGCGCCAGTATGTGTTCGTGTTCAACGACATCAGCCAGCTCAAGCAAAGCCAGGAGCAGCTCGAGCGTCTGGCGCACTACGACCCGCTGACCGAGCTGCCCAACCGCCATCTGGCCCTGGCGCGGCTGGAGCATGCGCTGGAGCTGGCCAAGCGGCACGGCACGCAGCTGGCGGTGATGTTCATCGATCTCGATCGCTTCAAGACCATCAACGACAGCCTGGGGCATCAGGTCGGAGACGAGTTGCTGGTGTCGATCGCCCAGCGCCTGCGGCAACGGCTGAGACAGGAGGACACGCTGGCAAGGTTGGGGGGCGACGAGTTCCTGGTCGCGATCGAGGCGATGGAGTCCGAGGACAAGGTGGCCGTGATCGCCCGCTCGCTGCTGAGCCTGATCGATCACCCCTTCATACTCGCCGACGGGCGCGAGGCCTACGTCGGCGCCAGCATCGGCATCAGCCTGTATCCCGGCGACGGGGTTAGCACCACCGAGCTGATCCGCAACGCCGATGCCGCCATGTACCTGGCCAAGTCGCAGGGCAGGAATACCTTCCGTTTCTATACCGAATCGCTGACCCATGCCGCCAACGAGCGCCTCAGCATGGAAACCAGTCTGCGCCAGGCACTGAAGCGGGAAGAGTTCATCCTGCACTACCAGCCGCTGATCGACCTGGCGAGCGGGCTCGTAACCGGGGTCGAAGCGCTGGTGCGCTGGCAACCGCCGGGCGAGGCCCTGGTGGCGCCGTCCCGCTTCATCACCCTGGCGGAGGAGACCGGCCTGATCGTGCCGCTGGGGGAATGGGTGCTGCATGCCGCCTGCCGCCAGGGCAAGGCGTGGCTGGATGCCGGCCTGCCGCTGGTGATGGCCGTCAACCTCTCGCCGCGGCAGTTCCTGCGCCATGACATCGTCAGCCAGGTGCGGAGGGTGCTGGAAACGACCGGGCTGCCGCCGCACCATCTCGAGCTGGAGCTGACCGAGGGCGCGCTGATGGAACAGGCCGAGCAGGCGGTGCAGACGCTGACCGCGCTCAAGCGGCTCGGTGTGCGCCTCGCCATCGACGATTTCGGTACCGGTTATTCCTCGCTCGCCTACCTCAAGCGCTTCCCACTGGACAAGCTCAAGATCGACCGCAGCTTCGTGCGCGACCTGCCGGACGACAGCAGCGACGTCGAGATTGTCACCACCATCATCGCCATGGTGCGCAACCTGAAGCTGGAAGTGTTGGCCGAAGGGGTGGAAACGCGCCAGCAGCTGGCCTTCCTGCAGCAACAGGGCTGCGACAGCTGCCAGGGCTATCTGTTCAGCCGGCCGTTGGCGGTGGCGGAGTTCGAGGGCTGGCTGAGGGAGCGGCGGGGGCTCGTAGCGACGTTGGCGTGA
- the lnt gene encoding apolipoprotein N-acyltransferase, with translation MRTFLFLLLAALAGTATLFAFAPYRLFWLMPLALAALAELAQRQPHRAFWLGYAWGIAAYTANFHWIYNSLHDIAGMPFWLAAPMTALLPAYLALYPGLALWLSTRIDRRPAMRWLVLFPALWTLGEWLRGWMLTGFPWGAAGYSQITESPLAGYAAVSGIYGVTLLVAVSAGSLVVLPRLANRWRVLLLAALAALWAGGEQLKAIPWTEPAGKPVRVALAQGNIPQSLKWEPTLYEYTLASYYRQVATTRADLMILPETALPAFLDELPPGFVGLLAATAERNRMALAFGVPRRTDDGRGYLNAVIAPTTPGQPFYAKDHLVPFGEFIPLPGVTSWIYRFMNMPLSGFSRGGANQAPIAMAGQQVAFNVCYEDSFGEELIGPAARATLLANVSNLAWFGQSDAASQHLQLSQARALETGRPMLRSTNTGMTAIIRADGEIAAVAAPFTRQVLSGMVQGRQGLTPYMQYGNRPVLLLSAMLLGLAALLGRRHRPQRA, from the coding sequence ATGCGCACCTTCCTGTTCCTGCTGCTGGCGGCCCTCGCCGGCACCGCCACGCTGTTCGCCTTCGCCCCCTACCGCCTGTTCTGGCTGATGCCGCTCGCCCTCGCGGCACTGGCCGAACTGGCCCAGCGCCAGCCCCATCGCGCCTTCTGGCTCGGCTACGCCTGGGGCATTGCCGCCTACACCGCCAACTTCCACTGGATCTACAACAGCCTGCACGACATCGCCGGCATGCCGTTCTGGCTCGCCGCCCCGATGACCGCGCTGCTGCCGGCCTACCTCGCGCTCTACCCCGGCCTCGCGCTGTGGCTCTCCACGCGCATCGACCGCCGTCCGGCCATGCGCTGGCTGGTGCTGTTCCCGGCGCTGTGGACGCTGGGGGAATGGCTGCGCGGCTGGATGCTCACCGGCTTTCCGTGGGGCGCCGCCGGCTACTCGCAGATCACCGAAAGCCCACTGGCCGGCTACGCTGCGGTGTCCGGCATCTACGGCGTCACCCTGCTGGTTGCCGTCAGCGCCGGTTCCCTGGTCGTGCTGCCGCGGCTCGCCAACCGCTGGCGAGTGCTGCTGCTGGCGGCGCTGGCCGCCCTGTGGGCCGGCGGCGAACAGCTCAAGGCCATCCCGTGGACCGAACCCGCCGGCAAGCCGGTACGCGTGGCACTAGCGCAGGGCAACATCCCGCAAAGCCTCAAGTGGGAGCCGACGCTCTACGAATACACGCTGGCCAGCTATTACCGCCAGGTCGCCACCACCCGTGCCGACCTGATGATCCTGCCGGAAACCGCGTTGCCGGCCTTCCTCGACGAACTGCCGCCCGGCTTCGTCGGTCTCCTGGCCGCCACCGCCGAGCGCAACCGGATGGCGCTGGCCTTCGGCGTGCCGCGCCGCACCGACGACGGCCGCGGCTACCTCAACGCCGTGATCGCACCGACCACACCCGGCCAGCCGTTCTACGCCAAGGACCATCTGGTGCCATTCGGCGAGTTCATCCCGCTCCCCGGCGTCACCAGCTGGATCTACCGCTTCATGAACATGCCGCTGTCCGGCTTCAGCCGCGGCGGTGCCAATCAGGCCCCTATCGCCATGGCCGGCCAGCAAGTGGCATTCAACGTCTGCTATGAAGACAGCTTCGGCGAGGAACTGATCGGCCCGGCCGCCAGGGCCACGCTGCTGGCCAACGTCAGCAACCTGGCCTGGTTCGGCCAGAGCGACGCCGCCAGCCAGCACCTGCAACTGTCACAAGCGCGCGCGCTGGAAACCGGCCGCCCGATGCTGCGCTCCACCAACACCGGCATGACCGCCATCATCCGTGCCGACGGCGAGATCGCCGCCGTGGCGGCACCGTTCACCCGCCAGGTGTTGTCCGGCATGGTACAAGGCCGGCAAGGCCTGACCCCCTACATGCAGTACGGCAACCGGCCGGTGCTGCTGCTCTCCGCCATGCTGCTGGGGCTCGCCGCCCTGCTCGGGCGCCGGCATCGGCCGCAGCGGGCGTGA
- a CDS encoding class I SAM-dependent methyltransferase — translation MTQLPAPDAAALAVSQELSRHIAAEIAAHDGWIPFSRYMELALYAPGLGYYSAGSRKFGAAGDFVTAPELSPYFGRTLARQLAELLPQTGGTIYEFGAGTGRLAVDILGELETLGQLPERYAIIDLSADLIERQRQTIADALPHLAARVEWLSELPEQFDGIIIGNEVLDAMPCELVHWTPAPLQRGVTVRDGAFAWEDRPIADPQLASVAAMLPPEAAGYLSEISLANRAFIATLASRLVCGAILLIDYGFPEREYYHPQRHMGTLIGHYRHHTVDDPFYLPGLMDITTHVDFTAVALAGTEAGLDLIGYTTQAQFLVNAGITTLLQQLDPDDVAHYAPRVAAVQKLLSPNEMGELFKVIGFGKGVSIDWIGLTEGDRCHTL, via the coding sequence ATGACCCAGTTACCCGCACCCGACGCCGCCGCGCTGGCCGTCAGCCAAGAACTCTCCCGCCACATCGCCGCCGAGATTGCCGCCCACGACGGCTGGATTCCCTTCTCGCGCTACATGGAACTGGCGCTGTACGCCCCCGGCCTCGGCTACTACAGTGCCGGCAGCCGCAAGTTCGGCGCCGCCGGCGACTTCGTCACCGCCCCCGAACTCTCGCCCTATTTCGGCCGCACGCTGGCACGCCAACTGGCCGAACTGCTACCGCAGACCGGCGGCACCATCTACGAATTCGGCGCCGGCACCGGCCGCCTCGCCGTCGACATCCTCGGCGAACTGGAAACCCTTGGCCAACTGCCCGAGCGCTACGCCATCATCGACCTCTCCGCCGACCTGATCGAACGCCAGCGTCAGACCATCGCCGACGCCCTGCCGCACTTGGCCGCCCGTGTCGAATGGCTGAGCGAACTGCCGGAACAGTTCGACGGCATCATCATCGGCAACGAAGTGCTCGACGCCATGCCCTGCGAGCTGGTGCACTGGACCCCCGCCCCGCTGCAGCGCGGCGTCACCGTGCGCGACGGCGCCTTCGCCTGGGAAGACCGACCGATCGCTGATCCCCAACTCGCCAGCGTTGCCGCGATGCTGCCGCCCGAAGCCGCCGGCTACCTATCGGAAATCAGCCTGGCCAACCGCGCCTTCATCGCCACGCTGGCGTCCCGCCTCGTATGCGGCGCCATCCTGCTGATCGACTACGGCTTCCCCGAACGCGAGTACTACCACCCGCAGCGCCACATGGGCACGCTGATCGGCCACTACCGCCACCACACCGTGGACGACCCGTTCTACCTACCGGGCCTGATGGATATCACCACCCACGTCGACTTCACCGCCGTGGCGCTGGCCGGCACCGAAGCCGGGCTCGACCTGATCGGCTACACCACCCAGGCTCAGTTCCTGGTCAATGCCGGCATCACCACGCTGCTGCAACAGCTCGATCCGGACGACGTCGCCCACTACGCCCCGCGCGTCGCCGCCGTGCAAAAGCTGCTCTCCCCCAACGAAATGGGCGAGCTGTTCAAGGTAATCGGCTTCGGCAAGGGAGTGAGCATCGACTGGATCGGCCTCACCGAGGGCGACCGCTGCCACACTCTGTAA
- a CDS encoding PhoH family protein, whose product MQTEQLSFNPIDNERLARLCGPLDENLKQIETGLDVIIQRRGEGFRIRGARAADAASALTRFYLLAEKQDLSIDDIQLGLVEVRQHATTPDDEAPILATRRGDLRGRTPRQNGYIKAIQQHDITFGIGPAGTGKTYLAVACAVDAMERDAIKRIVLVRPAVEAGEKLGFLPGDLAQKVDPYLRPLYDALYDLMGFDKVTRLFEKNLIEIAPLAYMRGRTLNSAFIILDEAQNTTPEQMKMFLTRIGFGSKAVITGDITQIDLARHQKSGLVEVERILEHVRGIHFHHFQSDDVVRHPLVQKIVDAYDAHQLKELTQNKSDEKS is encoded by the coding sequence TTGCAAACCGAACAGCTCAGCTTCAACCCCATCGACAACGAACGGCTGGCCCGCCTGTGCGGCCCGCTCGACGAAAACCTCAAGCAGATCGAAACCGGGCTGGACGTGATCATCCAGCGCCGCGGCGAGGGCTTCCGCATCCGCGGGGCGCGCGCCGCCGACGCCGCCAGCGCGCTGACCCGCTTCTACCTGCTGGCCGAGAAGCAGGACCTGTCGATCGACGACATCCAGCTCGGCCTGGTCGAGGTGCGCCAGCACGCCACCACGCCAGACGACGAAGCGCCGATACTGGCCACGCGCCGTGGCGACCTCAGGGGCCGCACCCCGCGCCAGAACGGCTACATCAAGGCCATCCAGCAGCACGACATCACCTTCGGCATCGGCCCGGCCGGCACCGGCAAGACCTATCTCGCCGTCGCCTGCGCGGTGGATGCCATGGAACGCGACGCGATCAAGCGCATCGTGCTGGTGCGCCCGGCGGTCGAGGCTGGCGAGAAGCTGGGCTTCCTGCCCGGCGACCTGGCGCAGAAGGTCGACCCCTACCTGCGCCCGCTCTACGACGCGCTCTACGACCTGATGGGCTTCGACAAGGTCACCCGGCTGTTCGAGAAAAACCTGATCGAGATCGCCCCGCTCGCCTACATGCGCGGCCGCACGCTCAACAGCGCCTTCATCATCCTCGACGAGGCGCAGAACACCACCCCGGAACAGATGAAGATGTTCCTGACCCGCATCGGCTTCGGCTCCAAGGCGGTGATCACCGGCGACATCACCCAGATCGACCTGGCGCGCCACCAGAAAAGCGGCCTGGTCGAGGTCGAACGCATCCTCGAGCACGTGCGCGGCATCCATTTCCACCACTTCCAGAGCGACGACGTGGTACGCCATCCACTGGTGCAGAAGATCGTCGACGCCTACGACGCCCATCAACTGAAAGAACTGACGCAAAACAAGTCCGATGAAAAGAGCTAA
- a CDS encoding pteridine reductase gives MSEGKVVLITGAARRVGAGIARHLHACGMRLVLHYRGSRAEAESLALELNGVRRGSVVLVQADLHDIDGLPRLVETALDAFGRLDGLVNNASSFFPSGIGHIDEAVWHDLMGSNLKAPLFLAQAAAPYLKQSGGAVVGIVDIHAERPMKSHVVYNLAKAGHAQLIRSLAIELAPEVRVNGVAPGSNVWPEGESFFDEEYKRRIEASIPLARIGTPEDIARAVKFLLFDASYITGQVLAVDGGRSVVL, from the coding sequence ATGAGCGAGGGCAAGGTCGTGCTGATTACCGGCGCCGCGCGCCGGGTGGGGGCGGGCATCGCCCGTCATCTGCACGCTTGCGGCATGCGGCTGGTGTTGCATTATCGCGGTTCGCGCGCCGAGGCGGAGAGCCTGGCCCTGGAGCTGAACGGCGTGCGGCGCGGGTCGGTGGTGCTGGTGCAGGCCGATCTGCACGATATCGACGGCCTGCCGCGCCTCGTCGAGACCGCGCTCGATGCGTTCGGCCGGCTCGACGGGCTGGTCAACAACGCTTCCAGCTTCTTTCCTTCCGGCATCGGCCATATCGACGAGGCGGTCTGGCACGATCTGATGGGCAGCAATCTGAAGGCGCCGCTGTTCCTGGCGCAGGCCGCCGCACCGTATCTGAAGCAGAGCGGTGGCGCCGTGGTCGGCATCGTCGACATCCATGCCGAGCGGCCGATGAAGTCGCACGTGGTGTACAACCTGGCCAAGGCCGGCCATGCCCAGCTGATCCGCAGCCTGGCGATCGAGCTGGCGCCCGAGGTGCGCGTCAACGGCGTGGCGCCGGGCAGCAACGTGTGGCCGGAGGGCGAGTCGTTCTTCGACGAGGAGTACAAGCGCCGCATCGAGGCCAGCATTCCGCTGGCACGCATCGGCACGCCGGAGGATATTGCGCGCGCGGTGAAATTCCTGCTGTTCGATGCCAGTTACATCACCGGGCAGGTGTTGGCGGTGGATGGCGGCCGGAGCGTGGTGTTGTAA